In Kangiella profundi, one DNA window encodes the following:
- a CDS encoding efflux RND transporter permease subunit has product MLDKILRFSIQRNFLILLGVLALAGLGLWNFKKLPIDAVPDITNVQVMINTEAAGYTPLEVEQRVTYPLETALAGLPGLTNTRSVSRYGLSQVIAIFNDETDVYFARQLVNERLLSAKSELPPGVEPQLGPIATGLGEIFMFTVDAEPGAVNDSGEPITPMDLRTVHDWIIRPQLMRVPGVVEVNPIGGYEREILVAFEPKKLLSFSLTQSDVISAIQQNNANQGAGFIENSGAQWLIRVPGQVDSLEAIESIPVSTKNGSSVRVSDVATVTEGHGLRTGAATQNGREVVMSTVFMLIGENSRTVAHAVGQKLKEINQTLPDGVVATAVYDRTKLVDETLTTVTTNLTEGALLVIVILFLLLGNIRAAFLTALVIPFAMLMTITGMVQTRVSANLMSLGALDFGLLVDGAIIIVENCLRRLSQNSHQQGQLPLRERLDIVFNATREVIRPAMFGVFIITAVYLPIFALEGVEGKMFHPMAITVVIALLSAMLLSITFVPAATALLFKKPVKEKRNYIMQAASKLYQPALGWVIKARWIVLSVAALLVVISGYQATRLGSEFVPNLDEGDIAMHALRIPGTSLSQAIALQESLEEKIKEMPEVERVFAKIGTADVATDAVPPSVADNFIILKPRDEWPDPDKPKAQIVQELSDLVNQIPGNRYEFLQPIQMRFNELLAGVRAELAIKVFGDDLEKLAEIGDEIEGAIGSVEGIADLQVEQITGLPMLVIEPDTGKLAQYGITKSLLQQQIATAMRGTVAGKFYEGDIRSDIVVRLNEESRSNMDNLNRLSIQINHKTVLPLQELATVKKVVGANQVNRENGKRRVVVTANVRGRDLGSFVADIQSAITKDVEIPAGYWIEYGGTYQKLQSASDRLSLVVPLTLLMIIGLLILALGSIKDALIIFSGVPLALTGGVAALMLRDIPFSISAAVGFIALSGIAILNGLVMVSFIRELIKDRLTIDQAIFQGALTRLRPVLTTALVASLGFIPMALNTGIGSEVQRPLATVVIGGIISSTLLTLFVIPALYKLLHKDVTPIKVQNSE; this is encoded by the coding sequence ATGCTGGATAAAATTTTACGCTTTTCGATACAGCGAAACTTTTTAATATTACTCGGGGTTCTTGCTTTAGCTGGACTCGGTTTATGGAACTTTAAAAAGCTGCCAATTGATGCAGTACCTGATATTACTAATGTACAGGTCATGATCAATACAGAAGCAGCTGGTTACACGCCTCTTGAGGTAGAGCAGCGAGTAACATACCCACTTGAAACAGCTTTAGCCGGACTACCGGGTTTGACTAATACGCGTTCGGTTTCACGATACGGCTTGTCACAAGTAATTGCTATTTTTAACGACGAAACCGATGTCTATTTTGCAAGGCAGTTGGTTAATGAACGCCTTCTTTCTGCAAAATCTGAGTTGCCACCAGGTGTTGAACCACAGCTAGGTCCTATTGCTACCGGCCTGGGTGAGATCTTTATGTTCACCGTTGATGCTGAGCCAGGTGCTGTTAATGACTCTGGCGAGCCAATCACTCCTATGGACTTAAGAACGGTTCATGATTGGATCATTCGCCCACAACTTATGCGAGTCCCTGGCGTTGTTGAAGTTAATCCCATTGGTGGTTATGAGCGAGAAATACTGGTTGCTTTCGAACCAAAAAAATTGCTGTCTTTTAGCCTTACTCAAAGCGATGTTATTTCGGCGATTCAGCAAAATAACGCCAATCAGGGTGCCGGATTTATCGAGAATAGTGGTGCTCAGTGGCTCATTAGAGTGCCAGGGCAGGTAGATTCACTGGAGGCAATTGAGTCAATTCCGGTCAGCACTAAAAATGGCTCAAGTGTCAGAGTATCGGATGTTGCAACAGTAACAGAAGGGCACGGATTAAGGACCGGTGCAGCAACTCAAAATGGCCGTGAAGTTGTTATGAGCACGGTGTTCATGCTGATTGGTGAGAATAGCCGTACCGTTGCACATGCTGTTGGTCAAAAACTGAAAGAAATCAATCAAACTCTTCCTGATGGTGTTGTTGCAACTGCAGTATACGATAGAACTAAGTTAGTCGATGAGACACTTACAACGGTAACGACAAACCTCACCGAAGGTGCGTTGCTCGTTATCGTTATTTTGTTCTTGTTGCTGGGAAATATTAGAGCTGCATTTTTAACTGCTCTGGTTATTCCATTTGCAATGCTGATGACGATTACCGGAATGGTACAGACCAGAGTCAGTGCAAACCTGATGAGTCTTGGTGCTTTAGATTTTGGTTTGTTGGTAGATGGCGCCATTATTATTGTTGAAAACTGTTTACGGCGACTTAGCCAAAATAGTCACCAACAGGGACAGTTACCTTTGCGCGAACGTCTTGATATCGTTTTCAATGCAACAAGAGAAGTCATCCGCCCGGCAATGTTCGGAGTTTTCATTATCACAGCGGTTTATCTTCCAATATTTGCATTGGAAGGTGTTGAAGGGAAGATGTTCCATCCAATGGCCATCACCGTGGTTATTGCATTGCTAAGTGCTATGCTGTTATCGATAACCTTTGTACCAGCTGCTACAGCACTATTATTTAAGAAACCTGTAAAAGAAAAGCGTAATTACATTATGCAGGCCGCCTCTAAGCTTTATCAGCCTGCGCTTGGCTGGGTCATAAAAGCTCGTTGGATAGTGTTATCTGTTGCCGCACTGCTGGTTGTAATTAGTGGTTACCAGGCGACAAGACTGGGTAGTGAGTTTGTACCTAATCTTGACGAAGGCGATATTGCCATGCATGCATTACGAATTCCTGGTACCTCATTAAGTCAGGCCATTGCGCTGCAAGAAAGTCTTGAAGAAAAAATTAAAGAAATGCCTGAAGTTGAAAGAGTATTTGCGAAAATTGGTACTGCCGATGTGGCGACCGATGCTGTTCCACCGAGTGTAGCGGATAATTTTATTATCTTGAAACCTCGCGATGAGTGGCCAGACCCCGATAAACCAAAAGCTCAGATCGTTCAGGAGTTATCAGATCTTGTTAACCAGATACCGGGCAATCGTTACGAATTCTTGCAACCAATTCAGATGCGTTTTAATGAGTTGTTGGCCGGTGTAAGAGCAGAACTTGCGATTAAAGTCTTTGGTGACGACCTAGAGAAACTGGCTGAAATCGGCGATGAAATTGAAGGGGCAATTGGCTCGGTTGAGGGAATTGCCGATTTGCAGGTAGAGCAGATTACTGGACTTCCTATGTTGGTAATTGAGCCTGATACAGGGAAGCTTGCTCAATATGGAATTACTAAATCACTGCTTCAACAACAAATCGCTACCGCAATGCGTGGTACCGTAGCAGGTAAGTTTTATGAAGGTGATATTCGTTCAGATATAGTGGTTCGACTTAATGAAGAAAGCCGTTCTAATATGGATAACCTGAATCGATTATCTATTCAGATTAATCATAAAACAGTACTGCCTTTGCAGGAGTTAGCAACTGTAAAAAAGGTTGTTGGTGCAAATCAGGTTAATCGTGAGAATGGCAAGAGAAGGGTAGTTGTCACCGCCAATGTCAGAGGAAGAGATTTAGGTTCATTTGTTGCAGATATTCAATCGGCTATTACTAAGGACGTTGAAATTCCTGCTGGGTACTGGATTGAATATGGTGGTACTTATCAGAAACTTCAGTCTGCATCAGATCGACTTAGCCTTGTTGTGCCATTAACACTGCTGATGATTATTGGCTTACTGATCCTTGCCCTTGGTTCTATAAAAGATGCACTTATTATCTTTTCTGGCGTACCGCTTGCATTAACTGGTGGGGTCGCGGCCTTAATGCTTCGTGATATTCCATTTTCTATTTCAGCGGCCGTCGGTTTTATTGCTTTGTCGGGTATAGCAATATTAAACGGACTGGTAATGGTTTCGTTCATCAGAGAGCTAATCAAAGATCGTCTAACAATAGACCAGGCAATTTTTCAAGGAGCTCTTACTCGCCTAAGGCCTGTATTGACTACAGCACTCGTTGCATCTCTGGGCTTTATTCCAATGGCTCTTAATACTGGAATTGGCTCAGAAGTACAGCGACCTTTAGCGACAGTCGTTATCGGTGGTATTATTTCATCCACACTTTTAACACTATTTGTAATACCCGCACTCTATAAATTACTACACAAAGACGTTACTCCAATTAAGGTGCAAAACAGTGAATAA
- a CDS encoding HupE/UreJ family protein has protein sequence MNKKFIFLFLKIFVAILAFGSIDAFAHGVNDSTRSFLENNTGVQFIPFLYIGAKHMVTGYDHLLFLVGVIFFLYKSKDVLLYVTMFTIGHSITLLYGVLNEINVNPYIIDAIIGLSVVYKGFDNLGGFKRLFGKQPNTQLAVLIFGLFHGFGLATKLQEFQLPEDGLLSNIIGFNIGVEIGQFAALGIILLVMNAWRKLPSYERFSIATNTLLMSAGFMLMGYQLTGYYLN, from the coding sequence GTGAATAAAAAATTTATCTTTCTATTCTTGAAGATATTTGTGGCTATATTAGCCTTTGGATCAATTGATGCATTTGCTCATGGTGTCAATGACAGCACTCGTAGTTTTCTGGAAAACAATACCGGAGTGCAGTTCATCCCTTTCCTTTATATAGGTGCTAAGCACATGGTCACTGGATATGACCATTTGTTGTTCCTGGTCGGTGTCATTTTCTTCTTATACAAAAGCAAGGATGTCCTGCTGTACGTCACGATGTTCACTATTGGCCACAGCATCACCTTACTTTATGGAGTATTGAACGAAATCAATGTTAACCCATACATCATAGATGCCATTATCGGCTTATCGGTGGTTTATAAAGGCTTTGATAATCTCGGAGGCTTTAAACGGTTATTTGGAAAACAGCCAAATACTCAATTAGCAGTACTAATATTTGGTTTATTCCATGGTTTTGGTCTTGCTACCAAATTACAGGAATTCCAATTACCTGAAGATGGTTTATTAAGCAACATCATTGGTTTTAATATTGGTGTAGAAATAGGGCAGTTCGCAGCACTTGGCATAATCCTTCTGGTGATGAACGCTTGGAGAAAACTGCCTTCTTATGAACGTTTTTCTATAGCCACCAATACACTATTGATGAGTGCTGGATTTATGTTAATGGGCTACCAGCTTACTGGTTACTATTTAAATTAA
- a CDS encoding DUF6488 family protein codes for MKQLISILAALVIITGSAQVSAHGGGHGIISDQEAVLVAATTVKKMTFKDFGFDVGKLGDQWKSISQENVTLIDIIGGNFLLEVKHPETSETIYIQVTKSGQAVAATESKPS; via the coding sequence ATGAAACAACTTATTAGCATTTTAGCAGCATTAGTAATTATCACGGGCAGCGCGCAAGTTTCAGCCCATGGCGGTGGTCATGGCATCATTAGTGATCAAGAAGCTGTATTGGTAGCTGCTACAACGGTGAAAAAGATGACGTTTAAAGACTTTGGCTTCGACGTAGGAAAACTTGGAGACCAATGGAAAAGTATCAGTCAGGAAAATGTCACACTTATCGACATCATTGGTGGTAACTTTTTGCTTGAAGTAAAACACCCAGAGACATCAGAAACCATCTACATACAAGTTACAAAGAGTGGACAAGCTGTAGCCGCAACGGAATCGAAACCATCCTGA
- a CDS encoding cytochrome c5 family protein produces MNISKSMKYDLFVASIAALFLAVSIITPTHAKANNDAVKGAQKWADNCARCHNMRDPKELSDEYWETTVNHMRIRAGLTGQDARDILAFLQASNTPPEKEISKPVSINQISSKLSGEEVYKSSCIACHGSDGKGALPGTPDFTNAKGPLNKNDEELLSNMINGFQSPGSPMAMPPRGGNASLTDADVKAVLGYIRATFGK; encoded by the coding sequence ATGAATATTAGTAAAAGTATGAAATATGATCTTTTTGTTGCCAGTATTGCGGCTTTGTTCCTGGCTGTAAGCATCATTACACCGACGCATGCTAAAGCAAACAATGATGCTGTAAAGGGTGCCCAAAAATGGGCGGATAATTGTGCTCGGTGTCATAACATGCGTGATCCGAAGGAGTTATCGGATGAGTACTGGGAAACTACTGTCAATCACATGCGTATTCGAGCCGGTTTAACGGGGCAGGATGCACGAGATATTCTTGCTTTCCTGCAAGCATCTAACACGCCACCTGAAAAGGAAATATCAAAGCCCGTATCTATAAATCAGATTAGCTCAAAACTATCTGGTGAAGAAGTCTACAAAAGTTCTTGTATCGCATGTCATGGCAGCGACGGCAAGGGTGCTTTGCCTGGCACACCGGATTTCACCAACGCCAAAGGCCCATTGAACAAAAATGATGAAGAACTGTTAAGCAACATGATTAACGGGTTTCAGAGTCCTGGTTCGCCCATGGCCATGCCACCTCGTGGCGGTAACGCTAGTTTGACTGATGCCGACGTCAAAGCTGTTCTTGGCTATATTCGAGCCACCTTCGGTAAATAG
- a CDS encoding DUF411 domain-containing protein produces MKPLPDYLRHIALIVSLLFLAACSEGEEHAAKTASIATLDVYKSRTCQCCQQWVQHMEDAGFEAKIHHPADLNRIKADHGIAPKYQSCHTAVTSDGYVFEGHIPAHFVQQFLENPSEGSIGLSVPGMPVGSPGMEMGNKFMPYQVWLLKNDGSAEVFASVNSRDQQ; encoded by the coding sequence ATGAAACCTTTACCTGATTATCTGCGCCATATTGCGCTGATTGTTTCTCTGTTGTTCCTCGCCGCTTGTTCGGAAGGCGAAGAACATGCCGCTAAAACCGCATCAATTGCCACACTGGATGTTTATAAAAGTCGCACCTGTCAGTGCTGCCAGCAATGGGTCCAGCACATGGAAGACGCCGGCTTTGAGGCCAAAATTCACCACCCGGCAGATTTGAATCGCATTAAAGCCGATCATGGCATTGCACCCAAATACCAGTCCTGCCATACGGCGGTGACGAGTGACGGCTATGTGTTCGAAGGTCATATCCCCGCACACTTCGTTCAGCAGTTTCTGGAAAATCCATCGGAGGGTTCCATTGGCCTGAGCGTGCCGGGCATGCCTGTGGGCAGCCCCGGGATGGAAATGGGCAACAAATTTATGCCTTACCAAGTGTGGTTGCTTAAAAATGATGGTTCAGCAGAAGTGTTTGCTTCAGTGAACAGTCGCGATCAGCAATAG
- a CDS encoding TolC family protein has translation MNIQRRFLLLFLLVGLPAFAQEKVAQEQFTQIQLPQSKSNTLTLESAIAKAITSDPWLNGSHSREEALTNESISASTLPDPKVSLMAANFPTDSFDINQEPMTQLTVGVSQMFPRGDSLALTSRQKQELAAQEPLLRQDRQDKVTVTVTQLWLDAYRAQESIRLIEQDRSLFEHLVDATKASYSSALGRARQQDIIRAQLELTRLDDRLTMLRQQLESAQQRLSEWIGGQASLPLARTLSSKLGEEPTLVMSKPRNDRWLYEQINRHPLLLAFDQRIEAMQTGVKLAQQKYKPEWGLTAQYGYRDDDPMGRDRADLFSVGVTFDLPIFTGNRQDKDVSAATSRVEEVRTDKLLMARKLMAQLDTILVQIQRLNERRALYDQQLLPQMAEQAEASLTAYNNDDGDFAEAVRARIAELNAKIDFLTINVDRLKAIAELNYLLPQSSPLQQTATD, from the coding sequence ATGAACATTCAACGGCGTTTTTTATTATTGTTTTTGTTGGTGGGGCTTCCTGCTTTTGCCCAAGAAAAAGTTGCCCAAGAACAATTTACTCAAATACAGCTTCCTCAAAGCAAGTCCAATACCTTGACTTTGGAGTCGGCAATTGCGAAGGCGATTACCTCCGACCCCTGGTTAAACGGCAGTCACTCCCGAGAAGAAGCACTGACCAATGAATCCATTTCCGCCTCAACCCTGCCTGATCCCAAGGTCAGTCTGATGGCGGCTAACTTCCCGACCGATAGTTTCGATATTAATCAGGAGCCTATGACACAGCTGACTGTGGGTGTTAGTCAGATGTTTCCACGCGGAGATAGTCTGGCGTTAACGAGCCGCCAGAAGCAGGAGTTGGCGGCCCAGGAACCTTTACTCAGACAGGACCGTCAGGACAAAGTGACAGTGACAGTTACTCAGTTATGGCTGGACGCATACCGGGCGCAGGAAAGTATCCGTTTGATTGAACAGGATCGCTCACTGTTTGAACATCTGGTGGATGCCACCAAAGCTAGCTATTCCTCCGCACTGGGCCGCGCCCGCCAGCAGGATATTATCCGGGCACAACTGGAACTCACCCGGCTGGATGATCGATTGACGATGCTGCGACAACAACTGGAATCCGCCCAGCAGCGACTCTCCGAGTGGATTGGTGGTCAAGCCAGTCTGCCGTTGGCGCGAACCTTATCCAGCAAATTGGGTGAGGAGCCAACTTTAGTCATGAGTAAGCCTAGAAATGATCGCTGGCTCTATGAACAGATCAATCGGCATCCCCTGTTATTGGCCTTTGACCAGCGTATCGAGGCCATGCAGACCGGGGTTAAGTTGGCCCAGCAAAAGTACAAGCCCGAGTGGGGCCTTACCGCCCAGTACGGCTACCGGGACGATGACCCCATGGGCCGTGATCGCGCCGATTTGTTCTCGGTTGGCGTCACATTTGATCTGCCGATTTTTACAGGCAATAGGCAAGATAAGGACGTCAGTGCAGCTACCTCCCGAGTCGAGGAAGTTCGAACGGACAAGTTGCTGATGGCGCGAAAACTGATGGCGCAACTGGACACAATACTCGTGCAAATACAGCGCCTGAATGAGCGCCGCGCACTCTACGATCAGCAGCTACTGCCGCAAATGGCGGAACAGGCTGAAGCCTCCCTGACTGCCTATAACAACGACGATGGTGACTTTGCTGAAGCGGTGCGAGCCCGCATTGCCGAGCTAAACGCCAAAATCGATTTCCTGACCATCAATGTCGACCGACTCAAAGCCATTGCTGAATTGAACTATCTCTTGCCGCAAAGCAGTCCCCTGCAACAAACGGCAACCGACTGA
- a CDS encoding efflux RND transporter permease subunit: MIEGIIRWSVQNRFFVLLATLILVGAGAWSLKNTPVDAIPDLSDVQVIIKTSYPGQAPQVVEDQVTYPLTTAMLSVPGAVTVRGYSFFGDSYVYVIFDEDTDAYWARSRVLEYLSQVAPTLPANARPQLGPDATGVGWVYLYALVDRTGKHDISQLRSLQDWFLKYELQTVPGVSEVSALGGMVKQYQVKVHPDKLRAFNIPLSHIQMSIQRGNQEVGASVVEMAEAEYMVRASGYIQGRKDLANIPLGLDVKGTPLLLKDVADIDVGPQMRRGIAELNGEGETVGGIVVMRFGENAQKTIDGVKAKLETLKSGLPEGVEIVTVYDRSGLIERAVDNLWHKLLEEFIVVALVCMVFLFHIRSSLVAIVSLPVGILTAFIVMHLQGLNANIMSLGGIAIAIGAMIDGAIVMIENMHKHMERTPITKENRWQVVAESASEVGPALFFSLLIITVSFVPVFTLEAQEGRMFSPLAFTKTYAMAASAALSVTLVPVLMGYFIRGKVLSEHKNPLNRALIAVYMPALKSVLNRPKTTLALALVVMVIGFWPVSKIGSEFIPPLDEGDLMYMPTTYPGLSIGKAREILQQTDKLIATVPEVKSVFGKIGRAETATDPAPLTMIETFIQLKPRDEWREGMTTDSLKKELDALVKFPGLTNAWVMPIKTRIDMLATGIKTPVGIKVAGPDLKEIEKIGKRLEQVLKDVPGTASVYSERVAGGRYIKVDIQREKAARYGLNIADVQQVVATAIGGMNITQTIEGLERYPVNLRYPQDFRNSPEQLALLPIVTNNGQRIALADVANVYVEDGPPAIKSENARLNGWTFVDIDGVDIGSYVKEAMNVVADQVELPAGYSLNWSGQYEYMLRAKEKLTYVVPLTLAIIIVLLYFNFRSFAEVAIIMGTLPLAMVGSIWLMYLLGYNFSVAVGVGFIALAGVAVEIGVIMLVYLNQAYRHMLEECAQKGMEPRLENLYNAVLHGAGLRVRPVMMTAAAIIVGLLPIMYGAGTGSEVMSRIAAPMVGGMLSSVILTLLVLPAVYLLWRKR, translated from the coding sequence ATGATTGAGGGCATCATTCGCTGGTCCGTCCAGAATCGTTTTTTTGTATTGCTGGCTACTCTGATCCTGGTGGGAGCCGGTGCTTGGTCACTTAAAAATACACCAGTTGACGCTATACCCGATCTCTCGGATGTGCAGGTGATTATCAAAACCAGCTACCCCGGGCAGGCGCCACAGGTTGTGGAAGATCAGGTCACTTATCCGTTAACCACGGCCATGCTCTCGGTACCGGGTGCGGTCACCGTGCGTGGTTATTCCTTCTTCGGTGACTCCTATGTTTACGTCATTTTTGATGAGGATACCGACGCCTATTGGGCGCGCTCGCGGGTGCTGGAATACCTGTCGCAAGTTGCGCCCACCTTGCCAGCCAACGCCCGGCCACAACTGGGGCCAGATGCTACGGGTGTTGGTTGGGTTTACCTGTACGCGCTGGTAGATCGCACTGGTAAACACGACATCAGCCAGTTACGAAGCCTTCAGGACTGGTTCCTGAAATACGAGCTGCAAACCGTACCCGGTGTGTCGGAAGTATCTGCTCTGGGTGGCATGGTGAAGCAGTACCAAGTCAAGGTACACCCAGACAAGCTGCGTGCCTTTAACATCCCCTTGTCGCATATCCAGATGTCGATCCAACGCGGTAATCAGGAAGTGGGCGCCTCGGTAGTGGAAATGGCAGAGGCTGAATACATGGTGCGAGCCTCCGGGTATATCCAGGGGCGCAAGGACCTGGCCAATATTCCACTGGGTCTTGATGTGAAGGGTACGCCGCTACTGCTAAAAGATGTGGCCGATATCGACGTAGGTCCGCAGATGCGTCGGGGAATCGCCGAACTAAATGGAGAAGGCGAAACCGTCGGCGGAATCGTGGTGATGCGCTTTGGTGAAAATGCCCAGAAAACCATTGATGGTGTTAAAGCCAAACTGGAAACCCTTAAGTCGGGTCTTCCCGAAGGTGTGGAAATCGTTACGGTTTATGATCGTTCCGGTCTTATTGAACGCGCCGTCGACAACTTATGGCATAAGCTGTTGGAGGAGTTCATCGTCGTTGCGCTGGTGTGTATGGTGTTCTTGTTCCATATTCGCTCCAGTCTAGTGGCCATTGTCAGTCTACCCGTAGGGATTCTCACGGCCTTTATCGTGATGCACCTGCAAGGGCTGAACGCCAATATTATGTCTCTAGGCGGTATTGCCATCGCCATCGGAGCCATGATCGACGGGGCGATAGTGATGATTGAAAACATGCACAAGCACATGGAACGTACGCCAATAACCAAGGAAAATCGCTGGCAAGTGGTGGCGGAGTCTGCCTCTGAAGTGGGGCCTGCGCTGTTTTTCAGCCTGCTGATTATCACCGTGAGTTTCGTGCCGGTGTTTACTCTGGAGGCGCAAGAGGGACGGATGTTTTCTCCTCTGGCCTTCACCAAGACATATGCCATGGCGGCCAGTGCCGCGTTGTCGGTAACCCTGGTGCCGGTTCTAATGGGTTATTTTATTCGTGGCAAGGTCTTGTCTGAGCATAAAAACCCACTAAATCGGGCATTGATTGCCGTCTATATGCCCGCGCTGAAATCTGTGCTTAACCGGCCAAAAACCACTTTGGCATTAGCTTTAGTGGTGATGGTTATCGGATTCTGGCCGGTGAGTAAAATTGGCAGCGAATTTATTCCGCCGCTTGATGAGGGCGACCTGATGTATATGCCGACGACATATCCAGGACTATCCATCGGTAAAGCGCGTGAGATTCTGCAACAAACGGACAAGCTGATTGCCACTGTGCCGGAAGTGAAAAGCGTGTTCGGCAAAATCGGTCGGGCAGAAACGGCAACCGATCCGGCACCACTGACCATGATCGAGACCTTTATTCAGCTCAAACCTAGGGATGAATGGCGCGAAGGTATGACCACCGACTCGCTTAAAAAGGAGCTTGATGCGTTAGTAAAATTCCCAGGCCTGACTAACGCCTGGGTGATGCCTATCAAAACTCGTATCGATATGTTGGCTACAGGCATAAAAACCCCTGTGGGAATAAAAGTGGCCGGACCTGACCTCAAGGAAATTGAAAAGATCGGCAAGCGCTTGGAGCAAGTCCTGAAAGACGTGCCGGGCACGGCATCTGTTTATTCTGAACGGGTGGCTGGTGGGCGCTATATCAAGGTGGATATTCAGCGGGAAAAAGCCGCGCGCTACGGGTTGAATATTGCTGATGTACAACAGGTGGTGGCTACAGCCATCGGCGGCATGAATATCACCCAAACCATTGAAGGCCTGGAACGCTACCCGGTGAATCTGCGTTACCCACAGGATTTCCGTAATTCCCCAGAGCAACTGGCACTGCTTCCGATCGTGACAAACAACGGCCAACGTATTGCCCTTGCGGACGTGGCGAACGTCTATGTGGAGGACGGTCCACCCGCCATCAAGAGTGAAAATGCCCGCCTAAACGGCTGGACATTTGTCGATATCGATGGGGTGGATATTGGTAGTTACGTCAAAGAGGCCATGAATGTGGTGGCCGATCAGGTGGAGCTACCGGCAGGTTATTCGCTGAACTGGTCCGGGCAGTATGAGTACATGCTGCGAGCCAAAGAGAAACTGACCTATGTGGTGCCGCTGACGCTGGCCATCATTATCGTATTGCTCTATTTTAACTTCCGCAGTTTTGCTGAGGTTGCGATCATCATGGGGACCTTGCCCCTGGCGATGGTGGGGTCTATCTGGCTGATGTACCTGCTCGGATACAACTTCTCAGTCGCAGTAGGAGTGGGCTTTATTGCGCTGGCCGGTGTCGCGGTGGAAATTGGTGTTATCATGCTGGTGTATCTCAACCAGGCTTATCGTCATATGCTGGAGGAGTGTGCGCAAAAGGGCATGGAACCTCGCCTAGAAAACCTGTACAACGCGGTATTACACGGTGCTGGTTTGCGGGTGCGTCCGGTGATGATGACAGCTGCCGCCATTATCGTCGGGTTGTTGCCGATTATGTATGGTGCAGGAACTGGCTCGGAAGTGATGAGTCGTATTGCTGCGCCCATGGTCGGCGGGATGTTGAGCTCGGTCATTCTGACTTTACTAGTGCTGCCAGCCGTTTACCTTCTTTGGAGAAAGCGCTAA
- a CDS encoding MerR family transcriptional regulator produces the protein MKVIEVARLLGITPDTVRFYTRIKVLNPTKSRANGYREYSDNDVKRLRFVLSARQLGFSVEDIQEILSHADKKKTPCPTVRRLIDQRLHETEERFAETLKLKERMQRAVLEWNQKPDKAPTGHMLCHLIEEFSVEE, from the coding sequence ATGAAAGTCATCGAGGTCGCTAGATTGTTGGGGATTACGCCTGATACTGTACGGTTTTATACCCGGATCAAGGTTCTGAATCCGACCAAAAGCAGGGCCAATGGTTATCGGGAATACAGCGATAACGATGTTAAGCGTTTGCGGTTTGTGTTAAGCGCCCGGCAGTTGGGATTTTCGGTCGAGGATATTCAGGAAATTCTCAGCCATGCGGACAAGAAAAAAACACCTTGCCCGACTGTGCGCCGCCTGATTGACCAGCGCCTGCATGAAACCGAAGAGAGGTTTGCTGAAACTTTGAAACTAAAGGAGCGGATGCAACGCGCTGTGTTGGAGTGGAATCAGAAGCCTGACAAGGCACCTACGGGTCATATGCTTTGCCATTTAATTGAAGAATTCTCTGTGGAGGAATGA